Below is a genomic region from Actinomycetota bacterium.
GCCTCACGACCCGCAGTCCATCAGCATCAGCTTCGTCGACACCGACGGCACGGACCTGGACGAGGGCCGCAAGCGAAAGGTCGAAAGAGCCTTCTACCGCGAGGAGTTCCGCCGGGCCTATGCCGGAGAGCTCGGAGAGCTGCACTACCCCCCCCACGTGTGGGAGTACTACAGCGAAGGGCTGCTGACAGCCGTCGACGTTTCGGCGATCCGCGACTCCCGGATCAAGCTCGTGGTCGACTACGGGTACGGCTCGACGTCGCTGGTGCTGCCGACGATCCTGGGCCGGCTGGGGTGCGAGGTCCTGGCCGTCAACGCGGTGGTGGACGAGTCCAGGTCGGTTCCCTCGGCCCAGGACATCTCCCAGCAGCTGGCCCGGCTGTCGGACCTGGTCTCGGTGTCTGCCTCCGACCTCGGCGTGCTGCTGGACCCCACGGGAGAGACGCTGTGGCTGGTCGACGACACCGGCCGGGTGTGCGACTCGACCACGACTCTTCTGCTCGCGACCACGATGACCGCGATGGACGGCTCCCGCGGCGCCATCGCGCTTCCCGTCTCGACTTCGCGCTGCGTCGCGGAGCTGGCGCGCGAAGGAGGCATGGAGGTCGTCTGGACGAAAACCAACGAGGACTCCCTCATGGACGCGGCCGCATCGGGGGAAGTGCGCTTTGCCGGCAACGCAGAGGGGTCGCTGATCTTTCCGGAGCTCGTCCCCACTCCCGACGCCATGATGGCCATGGCCAAGTTCCTGCAGCACAGGGCCCGGTCCCAGGCGCCGATTTCGCAATTGGTTTCCTCACTGCCCAGGCCCGCCGTGGTCCACGAGACGGTGGCGTGCCCGTGGGAGATGAAGGGCGCGGTCATGCGCAGCATCATGGAGCAGGCTTCCGGCGACGGCGTGGAGCTAATCGACGGAGTCAAGACCTTCCACAAGGCCGACTGGACGCTCGTCCTGCCGGACCCGGCGCGGCCGCTGGTCCATGTGTGGGCGGAGTCGGACACCGAATCCAAAGCCCGGGCGCTGGCTGGCAGGCAGCTACGCGGCATCCGTAACGTTGTCGGCTGAGACAGCCGGCGACGTCAGAGAGAGGACCCGATGAGCGAGTTTCCGCCGGACCTGCGGTACACCAAGGACCACGAGTGGGCGCGGCTCGAGGGGGAGGTGGTGCGCGTGGGGATCACGCACTTCGCGCAGGACGCGCTCGGGGACGTGGTCTACGTGGAGCTGCCCGAGCCCGGCGCACGGGTGACGCAGGACGCGCCTCTCGGCGAGATCCAGTCGCCCAAGGCCGTGTCGGACCTGTTCGCCCCGGTCACCGGCGAGATCGTCGACCGCAACAGCGAGGTCGGCGAGACATCGCCGGAGCTGGTGAACGAGGACCCCTACGGGGAGGGCTGGCTCGTCGTCATCCGCCCGGACGACGCTTCCGAGCTGGACCAGCTCATGGACTCCGACGCCTACAAGGTCCTGATCGCGACCCTCGACGAAACCTGAACCTGCCGGCAGGGGGGAGTGGGGTGCCGGACCCACTACCTCAGGTCCAGCCGGGACCATGCGCGACCGGTCGTTGACCGGAGCTCAACCTTTCCTCTAGATTCAAGGTTCCCCCCGAGGAGGCTCGATGCGCTGTCCCGGCTGTAGCCACAGGAACGACCCCCAGGCGAACTTCTGTTCGCGTTGCGGTACGTCCCTGGCCGGTGCGGACTCGGAGACAACCGCGGTGTTCACCCCCATCGAGGCCGACACGGAGGAGGAGGCCCACCTTGCCGAACTCGAGCCGGGGCAGGTGTGCCTGGTCGTGCGGCGCGGGCCGTCCGCCGGCACCAAGTTCGTCCTGGACAAGGACACGGTGGCCGTCGGCCGCCACCCCCAGGCCGACATCTTCCTCACCGACATCACGGGGTCCAGGCGCCACGCCGAGCTTCGGCGGGGCGCGGAGGGGTGGTCGGCGGTCGATCTCGGCTCCCTGAACGGCACCTACGTCAACAGGGAGCGCGTCGAGTCGACCCAGCTTTCGTCCGGCGACGAGCTTCAGGTCGGCAAGTTCCGGCTGCTGTTCCTCGCATCCTCCAGGGAGAGCGGATGAGCCAGATCGAAAGCGGAGGGCAATCGCAGTCGATAGGCGAGGTCCTCAACGTCCTGAAAGCGGAGTTTCCCGAGGTGACGGTCTCGAAGATCCGGTTTCTGGAAAGCGAGGGCCTGGTCCACCCGCACCGCAGCCCGTCCGGGTATCGCAAGTTCGCGTCGGGTGACATAGAGAGGCTCAGGTTCATCCTGAAGCTCCAGCGCGACCAGTTCCTCCCGTTGAAGGTTATCCGGGAGAGGCTGGCGGAATGGGAGTCGTCGGGCGAGGCCGGGGGACAGCCTGCGCTGTCCCTCGAGCAGACCAGCGCAGAGCAACCGGCGGCGACGACTCCGGCCCCTGTCGCCCCGGCCCCCGCCCCCGTGGACGTGTTCGCACGTCTGACGCCGGGCGTGTCGATGAGCCGTCAGGAGCTGGCCGCGGCGACCAGCCTCACCGAGCAGAACATCACCGACCTGGAGCTGTACCAGCTGCTGAGGCCGAAGGACGTGGGGGGAGAGCCGCGCTATGACGAGGTGGCCCTCCAGGTCGCCAAGACAAGCCGGCAGCTGATCGAGCTGGGGCTCGAGCCCAGACACCTGCGGATGTTCGCCTCCACAGCCGACCGCTGGGCCTCGCTGGCCGAGCAGATGGTCCTGCCGCTCAACCGGCAGCGCAGCTCGGAGGCGCGGGCCGCCGCCCAGGAGACCGTCCGGGAACTCGTCCGGCTGGGCAACCAGCTCATCCAGACCCTCCTGAGCGAGTCGCTGTCACCGTACGTGTAGGGTCCGCCAGGCCTTCAAAGGGACGGCGATCGGGGAGTGCGGCAACCCGGCGACGGTGCTCCCGTCGGGGGTCGTAGATAGGCTGTGACCTGACAGGTTGCATGCTAGGCTCGCCCGGTCCAAACGGGCTCGCGAGGGACGGTGAGGCACAGCGTGGTCGAGCTCCAACTGGTGGGCGTTCGCGTCGAGCTGCCGACGAACCAGCCAATCGTGCTGCTCAAGGAGCAGGGCGGTGAGCGCTACCTGCCCATCTGGATCGGCCCCTACGAGGCGACAGCGATCGCCTACGGCATGCAGGGCATCGAGACGCCGCGTCCGCTCACGCACGACCTCATCCGCGATCTGCTGGCGGGCCTTGACGTCAGCGTCCAGCGGATAGTCATCACCGAACTGCGCGACGGTACGTACTACGCCGAGATCCAGATGATCAGGGACGGCACGCCGTCGGCAGTCTCCAGCCGCCCATCGGACGCGATAGCGCTCGCCACCCGCCTGAGGGTCTCCATCTTCTGCAACGACGAGGTGCTCGAGGAGGCCTCGATCGTCGTCAAGGACGACGAGGAGCAGGAGGTCGAGAAGTTCCGGGAGTTCCTGGAACAGGTCAGCCCCGAAGACTTCAAGCCGTAACCGGCCCCGGGCAGATCGACCCCGGGCGTCAGACCGGCCCCGGCGTCAGATCGACCCCGGCCACGAGGCCGGCCCCAGCCTCCGCTGCCGACCACCCTCCCCACGGTCTCTCGCCGTACCCCGGGCGTCCTCCCTGCTACCCCCCCTGGGTAGGACGGCTACCCGGCCCCCTCCCCGTGCTGCGGTCTGCGGGTATGCGGCATACAACGTTGACTCGGCGACGCCGGCAGGGCACACTCATCATCCGGAAAGTTCCGTCGATGTGATTCGGAGGTCGGGGTGGAGCAGGGTTACCGAGGGCCGCAGGCGTGCAAGATCGTGGGCATCACGTACCGCCAACTGGATTACTGGGCCCGCACCGCCCTCGTCACCCCCAGCCTCAAGGACGCCGACGGCTCGGGAACCCAGCGGATGTACAGCTTCCGGGATCTCGTCCACCTGAAGGTAATCAAGAGCCTGCTGGACGCCGGTGTGAACCTGCCCCAGATCCGCAAGGCGATCGCCTTTCTCAACGACGGCCTGAAGTCGCCGATTGACAAGGTCACGCTGCTGTCCGACGGCCGGACCGTCTACGCCGCCACCTCCGACCGCCAGATCGTGGACCTGCTCAAGCAGGGCCAGGGCGTGATCGGACTCGCCCTCGGCAAGGTCTACGAGGACCTGCAGGGCGCCCTCAGGACGATGCTTCCACAGGGGGCCGAGGCGGGGGAGTCCGGCTCTACATCTCGCCCGAAGCCCGTCGCCGCCCGGCGCTGAACCTCAACGCCCAGCGCTCAGCCACGACCCCCGGGACCGCGGCCGCATCGCCGTCCGTCTCAGCTTCCCGAGTCGTGGGGGAGGGTCTTCCTCAATCGAGCGACCGAGCAAACGCAGTGCTCCCATTGTTAGTTAACGGAACCAGGATTATAGGCGGCAGGGAATTATAGGCGGACGGGGACGGCCGGCCGTGACCCAGGCCTAAGACTCGATCTCACTGCGGCATCGTCTTACGTCACGGGACAAAAAACCGCACGTTGTCTAGCCCGATGTCGACGAGGTAGCTGGCAACGGCTCCGACCACGATGAGGCAGCAGGCCATCAGCGCCAGTGGGATGCGCACCGGGAGCTTCCAGCCTGGCCGTCGAGCGGCCCTGATGATCATGGCCCCCGCCACAATGGCTATGACGCCGGCCGCGGCTCCCAGGATGAGCGCCGGAACATACATGTCGGGCCGGACCAGGTAGGCACCGTTATCCACGCAGGGCGGTAGTGACCCGTCTGGCCTCGGAGTCATCGGGAGGCAAAGTGCGCGTATCACCGCACAGGTTTCCGGCCGTCAGATGCGCGCATGACCACCTCCGAACTCGGGTACCCCTAGTGAACCAGCATCTGTGTGAGCCGTGAGGGGCTAGACCTTTGCGTGGCCTACTGGTTTCTCGTCCGGTTCTTCTTTTGTGACGCGACTCGGCTATGTGCCGTGGTGACCTACCGAGCGCTTCGGCGAATCGATCGCTCCAATCGGACCGGCTCTCGTCGATACCGGACGCGAACGATTGTTCCCGCTCCCCCGCGATCGATCTCACAGGACCGGTCGGACCCGTAACCCCCGAGGGCGCTTGGGCGATACATTTGTGCAGACCTAAGTTTTCAAAGGGGGGCCGTCGATGAGACAACGCGTGGCGAGACTGATCTTCGTAGTCGCCGTGGTCGCGGCATCGTTGTTCCCAGCCGGCCGTGCCAATGCCTTCTTCGAGCACTGCCTCGGAGGTCCGATCGCGTTTGCATGCTGCTCGTCTATTGGCGAGTGGGTCACGATCACCAACGGCCCGAACGGCTGGACCGTCGGCCAGACCGGCCTGTCCTGCTGATCGGCTTCAGCAACACCGCCTGACCCCGGCCCCCCGGGCGGACGGCAGAGGAAACGCCGCTCCCCTGTCTGGCGCTCCTGTCAGCTGACGGCCCAGACGATCGCCGCGCAGACGATCGCCAGAAAGACCCCCACGTAGAGGATGTCGCCCCGGCGTGTCATGCGGGCGCGGCGAATTCGGTTGTAGGGGTTGAAGCCCATGCCGGCATTCTAGGCGCCTGCGAGCAGGCCCTCAGGCGCAGTCGCGGCAGAGCTGGCGCTTTTTGTCCTTCAGCTGCGTCTGGTGCTTGAGCAAAAAGCACTTCTGGCAGGTGAATTCGGTCGGCTGCGGAGGGATGACCTTGACCGCAAGGGTCTCCGAAGGCCCGTCCGGCCCTTCCATAGCCTCGATGAGCGCGTCGTCGTCGTCCTCTTCGTCGGCCCCCTCGAGGCGCCGCTCTTTACGCTGCAGCAACTCCTCGAGGCTGGTTTCGACGGCACTTTCGTCGGTCTGAAGTTCCTCGTCTTCGGCCACGCCCGCTCCCGTCGTGTTGGTTGGCGACACGTATACCACAGCGTGTCCAGCCCGTCCGGGAAGTGTCAGGCGGCGCCGACCGTGATCCGAGATCCGGAGGACAGGTCCTTGGTGACGCGGATCTGGACCGGGAACGCGTCCTTCATCTCGTCGAGATGGCTGATCACCAGGATCTTGCGGAAGTCCCTTCGCGCCACGCCTATGGCTTCGATCAGGCGCTCGCGGCCCTGTGGGTCCTGACTGCCGAACCCCTCGTCCACCACCAGCGTCTCCAGGCGCGCGCCGGCCCGGCGGACCAGCAGCTTGGACAGGGCGAGCCTGATCGCGAAGGCGATGCGGAACGCCTCGCCGCCGCTGAACATCTGGAAGTCGCGCACTCCCCCCTCGCTGTACACCAGGACGTCGAACGTGTCCCTGGCGCCCCCGGACTTCTTCTCGCGCTGCATCTGGAACTGCAGGCTCATCTCCTGGTTGGTCAGTTCCCCGAGGATCTCACTGGCGTCCTGCTGAAGCTCCGGCAGGGCGTTTTCGATAATCAGGTCGGGGATGCCGCCTCGGCCGAACGCCTGCGTCAGCCGCGAGTAGCGACGGTTCTCCACCGCGAGCTCGACCTCGGCTCGCCTGGCCGCTCCGAGCTCCTCCTGCGCGCGCTGCAGGCCCTCGGCGCGCTCCGCCAGCCTCGCGCACTCGGCCCCCGCGGCCGCCGCGGCCTGCCTGGCCTCGGTGAGCAGGACCTTGGCCTGCTCGACCCTGGTTCGCGTGTCCTTTTCGTCCTGCGCCGCCTTGCGCACCTTCTCCAGGTCTTGAACCTGCTTCGCCAGCGACTTCTCGGCCTCGGCCAGGCGGACCGACAAACCGGCGCGCTCCTCCTCCACCCGGACCCGTCGCTCCTGTGCCTCGTGGATCCGGCCCCTCATCTCGGCGTAGCCCGACACCTGCTCCAGGCGCGTGCGCACCTGACGGTGCGTGGACTCGTCGTATACGAGCCCCTCGAGGCCCGACCTCACCGCGCGCAGCTGCTCGTGCGCCTCCCGGGCGAACTCCCGGCCCTCCAGCAGCTTCAGCTCCGATGCCGCCGCCTGCCGCAGCGAAGACTCCTGTGCCGACAGCTCCGAGATGCGCGCGATCTCGGCCTCCAGGGCCGATGACCCTCCAACGAGCTTCTCCAGGTCGGACAGGGTCCGCTTCAGCCGCCCTTGCTCCTCGCGAAGACGTGTCCCCTCTTTGACCACCACCTCCCGCCTGGAGACGGCGGACTGGCGGCGCGAGTTCAGCTCCTTGGACTCGGACTTCAACTGAGCGGTCAGCTTTCTGCGGTGGGCCTGGTCCAGCGGTCCGGCGCAGACGGGACACTCCCCTCCCCCGCGGCCCAGGATGTCCAGCCGCTCGGTAAGCGCGTCCGTGCCGGCGTCCATCTGCCTGAGCTGCTCCTCCAACCTCGCGTGCTCCTCGCGCAGGTCGGACAGCTGGACGTCCATCGCCGTTATCGACTCCGATAGCCCGGCCGCCGCGGCCGCGGCCCTGCGCGTCTCCTCAAGAAGGGGCCTGCGCGACTCCAGCACCGAAATCTGCTTTGCCAGGGAGTCCGCCTGGGACGTCCACTCGGCTGTGCGGGTCCGGATCTGCCCGGCCTGGCTGGCGATCTCACCTTCTAACTGCGCCAGCTGCGTCTGCAGCTCCGAACGCTTTAGCGCCGCCTTTGTCAGCTGTTCGTCGGTGGTCCTGAGCGACTCGGCCTCCGCGACGCCGGCCTCGACCTCTTCGCGGCGAGCCAGGAGGGCGTCAAGAGCCGCAGACTCCTTGGACAGAGCGTCCAGCGTCGTCCTGTCCACCGCCAGCCGCGTCTCGGCCTCCCGGGCCGCGTGTGCCATCGCCTCGGCCGCGGCCTGCATCTGCTCCAGCCGCGACAGCTCCGCGCTGCGCGCCTCCAGCTCGGCCGCCGCCTGCGTCTCCTTGTCGGCCGCCAGCGTCCGTGACTCCTCGGCGGCCCGCGTG
It encodes:
- the gcvH gene encoding glycine cleavage system protein GcvH; this translates as MSEFPPDLRYTKDHEWARLEGEVVRVGITHFAQDALGDVVYVELPEPGARVTQDAPLGEIQSPKAVSDLFAPVTGEIVDRNSEVGETSPELVNEDPYGEGWLVVIRPDDASELDQLMDSDAYKVLIATLDET
- a CDS encoding FHA domain-containing protein; protein product: MFTPIEADTEEEAHLAELEPGQVCLVVRRGPSAGTKFVLDKDTVAVGRHPQADIFLTDITGSRRHAELRRGAEGWSAVDLGSLNGTYVNRERVESTQLSSGDELQVGKFRLLFLASSRESG
- a CDS encoding MerR family transcriptional regulator translates to MSQIESGGQSQSIGEVLNVLKAEFPEVTVSKIRFLESEGLVHPHRSPSGYRKFASGDIERLRFILKLQRDQFLPLKVIRERLAEWESSGEAGGQPALSLEQTSAEQPAATTPAPVAPAPAPVDVFARLTPGVSMSRQELAAATSLTEQNITDLELYQLLRPKDVGGEPRYDEVALQVAKTSRQLIELGLEPRHLRMFASTADRWASLAEQMVLPLNRQRSSEARAAAQETVRELVRLGNQLIQTLLSESLSPYV
- a CDS encoding bifunctional nuclease family protein, yielding MVELQLVGVRVELPTNQPIVLLKEQGGERYLPIWIGPYEATAIAYGMQGIETPRPLTHDLIRDLLAGLDVSVQRIVITELRDGTYYAEIQMIRDGTPSAVSSRPSDAIALATRLRVSIFCNDEVLEEASIVVKDDEEQEVEKFREFLEQVSPEDFKP
- a CDS encoding MerR family transcriptional regulator translates to MEQGYRGPQACKIVGITYRQLDYWARTALVTPSLKDADGSGTQRMYSFRDLVHLKVIKSLLDAGVNLPQIRKAIAFLNDGLKSPIDKVTLLSDGRTVYAATSDRQIVDLLKQGQGVIGLALGKVYEDLQGALRTMLPQGAEAGESGSTSRPKPVAARR
- a CDS encoding DUF4193 family protein is translated as MVYVSPTNTTGAGVAEDEELQTDESAVETSLEELLQRKERRLEGADEEDDDDALIEAMEGPDGPSETLAVKVIPPQPTEFTCQKCFLLKHQTQLKDKKRQLCRDCA
- a CDS encoding SMC family ATPase, with product MSLRLGGFLSYDEPQLLDFTGFDTACLAGANGQGKSTLLDAITWALFGCARGCESGQHQDRLIREGADKATVELVFELSGAVYKVVRTRTRSGRSELQLCVGAPGAWTNLASDSLSATQASLCSLLRMDYRTFTASAFLLQGRADDFLTRMKPDERKDVFVRLLDLSVYERLEEAARAAARDAELRRKAIAVRIEELRSVDDDLRAVREATRAAEESRTLAADKETQAAAELEARSAELSRLEQMQAAAEAMAHAAREAETRLAVDRTTLDALSKESAALDALLARREEVEAGVAEAESLRTTDEQLTKAALKRSELQTQLAQLEGEIASQAGQIRTRTAEWTSQADSLAKQISVLESRRPLLEETRRAAAAAAGLSESITAMDVQLSDLREEHARLEEQLRQMDAGTDALTERLDILGRGGGECPVCAGPLDQAHRRKLTAQLKSESKELNSRRQSAVSRREVVVKEGTRLREEQGRLKRTLSDLEKLVGGSSALEAEIARISELSAQESSLRQAAASELKLLEGREFAREAHEQLRAVRSGLEGLVYDESTHRQVRTRLEQVSGYAEMRGRIHEAQERRVRVEEERAGLSVRLAEAEKSLAKQVQDLEKVRKAAQDEKDTRTRVEQAKVLLTEARQAAAAAGAECARLAERAEGLQRAQEELGAARRAEVELAVENRRYSRLTQAFGRGGIPDLIIENALPELQQDASEILGELTNQEMSLQFQMQREKKSGGARDTFDVLVYSEGGVRDFQMFSGGEAFRIAFAIRLALSKLLVRRAGARLETLVVDEGFGSQDPQGRERLIEAIGVARRDFRKILVISHLDEMKDAFPVQIRVTKDLSSGSRITVGAA